A stretch of Buteo buteo chromosome 9, bButBut1.hap1.1, whole genome shotgun sequence DNA encodes these proteins:
- the LOC142034857 gene encoding NF-kappa-B inhibitor delta-like: MKDFEGHTPLHCAVLAHNTLLREGCQTLTEEQQKDLQHQSEELESCIHLLVQTGASIYSRDVKSNKTVLHYTVQDGNISLLRYFLELNAFKSKDFVNNKAHGNTALHMAAALPCDKNQKEIIQLLLDHGADPSIRNLDNDQPIHMAPSGKSGDQVHDLHCCCFLTHLCTPQLSVLTRGTMRTSHMTWV; this comes from the exons ATGAAGGATTTTGAAG GCCATACCCCACTGCACTGTGCTGTTCTGGCCCACAACACCCTGCTCCGGGAGGGTTGCCAGACATTGAcggaggagcagcagaaagatcTTCAGCACCAGAGTGAAGAGCTGGAGTCCTGTATCCACCTCCTGGTGCAGACAGGAGCCTCCATCTACAGCCGG gaTGTGAAAAGCAACAAGACAGTTCTTCATTATACAGTCCAGGATGGGAACATCTCCCTGCTCAGATACTTCTTGGAGCTGAATGCTTTCAAGTCCAAGGACTTTGTCAACAACAAG gcACATGGCAACACAGCTTTGCATATGGCAGCTGCGTTGCCTTGTGACAAGAACCAGAAGGAAATCATCCAGTTGCTCCTTGACCATGGGGCAGACCCAAGCATCCGAAACTTAGACAACGATCAGCCAATCCACATGGCTCCTTCTGGAAAATCTGGGGATCAGGTACATGAtctgcattgctgctgcttcctaACACATCTGTGCACACCACAGCTGTCTGTCCTTACCAGGGGAACAATGAGGACAAGTCATATGACATGGGTCTGA